The following are encoded together in the Coffea arabica cultivar ET-39 chromosome 1c, Coffea Arabica ET-39 HiFi, whole genome shotgun sequence genome:
- the LOC140005165 gene encoding uncharacterized protein: MDFLTHYHAKLDCRAKVVEFWIPGKATLKLDVKGRLASSAMISGARARKMLYKGAQGFLAFLINAPSDQVKLEDVPVVREFPDVFPEELKTLPPEREMKFKIELVSGMAPISKTLYRMAPTELKELKIQLQDLLERGFVRESDSPWGTPVLFVKKKDGSLRLCIDYRGLNKGTINNKYPLPLIDSLFDQLQGSVVFSKLDLRQGKCEFWLDEISFLGHKVSKDGIVVDQAKVEAVTMWKQPGTPTEELKRRLTSAPVLALPDGVEGYVVYSDASREGKANVVADALSRKVQVAGLMVKEWDMLEEPLEIPEWKWDHITMDFVTGLPRSQKGFDAVWVIVDRLTKSVHFLPVSMSFSLEKLAKLYTEEIMRLHGISISIVSDRDPRWTVGKDNSDFGRHAEVVYIGFWR, from the exons ATGGATTTCCTAACTCATTACCATGCTAAGCTTGATTGTAGAgcaaaagtggtagaattttGGATTCCTGGGaaagcaaccctgaaattggatgtgaaaGGTAGGTTAGCATCATCTGCTATGATTTCGGGAGCTCGGGCAAGAAAAATGTTGTATAAAGGAGCGCAAGGTTTCTTAGCTTTCCTAATTAACGCTCCCAGTGACCAAGTAAAGTTGGAGGATGTACCAGTGGTAAGGGAATTTCCAGATGTGTTTCCcgaagaattaaaaacattacctccggagagagaaatgaagtttaagatTGAACTAGTGTCGGGAATGGCCCCGATTTCTAAGACTCTGTACCGAATGGCTCCTACAGagctaaaagaattgaaaatacAATTACAGGATCTATTGGAGAGAGGTTTTGTTAGAGAAAGTGATTCGCCATGGGGCACACctgttctatttgttaagaaaaaagatggaagtTTGAGgttgtgtattgattatcgaggATTAAATAAGGGTACAATTAATAATAAATATCCTCTACCATTGATTGACAGCTTATTTGATCAGCTGCAAGGATCAGTAGTTTTCTCCAAGCTGGACTTGAGGCAAGG taagtgtgagttttggctagatgaaatttcttttctgggGCACAAAGTTTCTAAAGATGGAATTGTCGTAGATCaggcaaaagttgaggcagTCACAATGTGGAAACAGCCAGGAACTCCAACAGAG gagttaaagaggCGCTTAACATCAGCTCCTGTTTTGGCATTGCCTGATGGAGTAGAAGGTTATGTCGTGTACTCTGATGCCTCTAGGGAAG GAAAAGCCAACGTGGTAGCAGACGCTTTAAGTAGAAAGGtccaagtagcagggttaatggtaaaagaatggGACATGTTAGAAGAG CCACTAGAAattcctgaatggaaatgggaccacataaccatggattttgtaacggGGTTGCCTCGAAGTCAAAAGGGATTTGATGCGGTTTGGGTGATAGTTGACAGGCTTACCAAGTCCGTGCATTTTCTACCTGTGAGTATGAGCTTTTCTTTGGAAAAATTGGccaagttgtacacagaagagatcATGAGATTGCATGGTATTTCTATAAGCATTGTGTCTGACCGAGATCCAAG ATGGACAGTCGGAAAGGACAATTCAGACTTTGGAAGACATGCTGAGGtcgtgtatattggattttggaggtaa
- the LOC113739128 gene encoding uncharacterized protein produces the protein MGIVRGGHTEDRCWRKEGKSLKCGSSEHQISGCPKIQEGGTPSVRQATSGGNRSKVPARVYAIDDQPVPDTSEIVEGTLPIFHRLAGVLIDPGATHSFVNPIFMSGINVQPVKLPFDLEVRTPMGNKSITTSLAYKNCEFWVGKRKMLVDLVSLDIKGYDVII, from the coding sequence ATGGGTATTGTAAGAGGGGGCCATACTGAGGACAGATGCTGGAGGAAAGAAGGAAAGTCCTTGAAGTGCGGAAGCAGTGAGCACCAGATTTCCGGTTgtccaaaaatacaagaaggtgGTACCCCGAGTGTTAGGCAAGCCACTTCTGGaggaaataggtcgaaagttcCCGCCAGGGTGTACGCTATAGACGATCAACCTGTACCTGATACCTCGGAGATCGTGGAAGGTACTCTTCCAATCTTTCATAGATTAGCTGGAGTACTAATTGATCCTGGCGCAACTCACTCATTTGTGAATCCAATTTTTATGTCTGGAATTAATGTACAACCTGTTAAATTACCCTTTGATCTTGAAGTTAGGACACCTATGGGTAATAAGAGTATAACCACTAGCCTGGCCTATAAGAACTGCGAATTCTGGGTTGGAAAGCGTAAGATGCTAGTAGACCTAGTCAGTTTGGACATAAAAGGGTATGATGTTATCATATGA